Sequence from the Streptosporangiales bacterium genome:
GATGATGAAGTCGCAGCGACCGCGTGGCGGCCGCATCATCAACAACGGCTCGATCTCCGCCCACGCGCCGCGCCCGAACAGCGTCGCGTACACGGCGACCAAGCACGCGATCACCGGACTCACGAAGTCGATCTCGCTCGACGGCCGCGCCCACGACATCGCCTGCGGCCAGATCGACATCGGCAACGCCGCCACCGAGATGACCGAACCGATGAGCGCGGGTGTCGCCCAGCCCGACGGCCGCGTCGTCCCCGAGCCGACCTTCGACGCCGAGCACGTCGCAGAGGCCGTGCTCTACATGGCGGGACTGCCCCTGGGGGCCAATGTCCAGTTCCTGACCCTGATGGCGACGACGATGCCCTACGTCGGTCGTGGCTGACGCCAGGCCGCCGGCCCCCCGAATGCCGGCGGTCAGACGCGGGTGCCGGCCTCGGTGAGGACGGTACGGAGGATGCCCGCGATCTCGTCGAAGTGCTCCTGCGTGCACGTCAACGGCGGGGCGAGCTGGATGACCGGGTCGCCGCGGTCGTCGGCGCGGCAGACGAGGCCGGCGTCGAAGAGGGCGGACGACAGGTAGCCGCGGAGCAGGCGTTCGCACTCGTCGTCGTCGAACGTCTCCTTCGTGTCCTTGTCCTTGACGAGCTCGATGCCGTAGAAGTAGCCGTCGCCGCGGACGTCGCCCACGATCGGCAGGTCGCGGAGATCGTCGAGGACGGCGCGGAAGCCCGCCGCGTTCGCCTTGACGTTGCCGAGGATGTCCTCCTTCTCGAACACGTCGAGGTTCGCCAGTGCCACCGCCGTCGACACCGGGTGGCCGGCGAAGGTCGCGCCGTGCAGGAAGCTCGCGGTGCCGGTGAGGAACGGCTCCACGAGCCGCTCGCTCGTGATCATGCCGCCGAGCGGTGCGTAGCCCGACGTGACGCCCTTGGCGAACGTGATGATGTCCGGCTGGTAGCCGTATCGCTGCGAGCCGAAGTACTCGCCGAGGCGGCCGAACGCGCAGATGACCTCGTCGGAGACGAGCAGTACGCCGTGCCGGTCGCAGATCTCGCGCACCCGCTGGAAGTAGCCGGGTGGCGGTGGGAAGCAGCCGCCGGAGTTCTGCACGGGCTCGAGATACACGGCGGCGACGGATTCCGCACCCTCGCGCAGGATCGCGCGCTCGATCTCGTCGGCGGCCCATCGGCCGAAGGCCGCTTCGTCGTCGCCGTGTTCGGGTGCGCGGTAGAAGTTGGTGTTCGGTACGCGGACGGAGCCCGGCACCAGCGGCTCGAACGGCGCCTTGATGTCGGCCAGGCCCGTCACCGACAGTGCGCCCATGGTGGTGCCGTGGTACGCGATGTCGCGGCTGAGCACCTTGTACCGCGACGGCTCGCCGGTCAGCTTGAAGTACTGCCGCGCCAGCTTCCACGCGGACTCGACGGCCTCGGATCCGCTCGTGGTGAAGAAGACGCGGTCGAGGTCGCCGGGCGCCAGGTCGCTGAGGCGTTCGGCCAGCTCGATGGCGTTCGGATGGGCGTACGACCAGATC
This genomic interval carries:
- a CDS encoding SDR family NAD(P)-dependent oxidoreductase, translating into MTNPSNVAVVTGAGSGLGRRIARALLGRGYLVALAGRREGALRETAEESGDALVVPTDVGDPESVAALFDAVDRTWGRVDLLVNNAGISAGGAVDETSPDDWNRTVATNLTGSFLCAHHAVRMMKSQRPRGGRIINNGSISAHAPRPNSVAYTATKHAITGLTKSISLDGRAHDIACGQIDIGNAATEMTEPMSAGVAQPDGRVVPEPTFDAEHVAEAVLYMAGLPLGANVQFLTLMATTMPYVGRG
- a CDS encoding aspartate aminotransferase family protein; amino-acid sequence: MHFTRLSTYADGDVPVIVRGEGPYVYDQHGKRYLDGLAGLYTSQIGHGRTELAEAAGRQAAQLGYFPIWSYAHPNAIELAERLSDLAPGDLDRVFFTTSGSEAVESAWKLARQYFKLTGEPSRYKVLSRDIAYHGTTMGALSVTGLADIKAPFEPLVPGSVRVPNTNFYRAPEHGDDEAAFGRWAADEIERAILREGAESVAAVYLEPVQNSGGCFPPPPGYFQRVREICDRHGVLLVSDEVICAFGRLGEYFGSQRYGYQPDIITFAKGVTSGYAPLGGMITSERLVEPFLTGTASFLHGATFAGHPVSTAVALANLDVFEKEDILGNVKANAAGFRAVLDDLRDLPIVGDVRGDGYFYGIELVKDKDTKETFDDDECERLLRGYLSSALFDAGLVCRADDRGDPVIQLAPPLTCTQEHFDEIAGILRTVLTEAGTRV